Proteins from one Triticum aestivum cultivar Chinese Spring chromosome 7A, IWGSC CS RefSeq v2.1, whole genome shotgun sequence genomic window:
- the LOC123150494 gene encoding transcription factor TIP2, producing MYHQQCELLMPHEGLDMDAGQSHHLAAGSAVPAELNFHLLSYVDTAVSPQQPTVEYFFGGADQPHAQFEQLAANHQAMTVLRDYYGQYHPATADAYLPGGGPRTGSSSLVFGAAEEESAYMVGGFQCSPKQRASGSRKRGRGAGSSFHGFPANGSVEKKEKQRRQRLSEKFTALMLLIPNRTKEDRATVIYDAIEYIQELGRTVEELTLLVEKKRGRREHQGDVVDPAPTLVAGDGECSAGEVAAAVMPAMPAPPQPIRSTYIQRRSKETFVDVRIVEDEVNIKLTKRRRDGCLAAASRALDDLHLDLVHLSGGKIGDCHIYMFNTKIHPGSPVFASAVASKLIEVVDEY from the exons ATGTATCACCAGCAGTGCGAGCTCCTGATGCCCCATGAGGGCCTGGACATGGACGCCGGCCAGTCACACCACCTTGCCGCCGGCTCAGCCGTCCCCGCAGAGCTCAACTTCCACCTCCTGTCCTACGTCGACACGGCCGTCTCCCCGCAGCAGCCCACCGTTGAGTATTTCTTCGGCGGCGCAGACCAGCCCCATGCGCAGTTCGAGCAGCTGGCCGCCAACCACCAGGCGATGACCGTGCTGCGGGACTACTACGGCCAGTACCACCCCGCCACCGCCGACGCGTATCTACCCGGCGGCGGTCCGAGGACCGGTTCGTCGTCCCTGGTGTTCGGTGCTGCCGAAGAGGAGTCGGCCTACATGGTAGGCGGCTTTCAGTGCTCCCCCAAGCAGCGGGCGAGCGGCAGCAGGAAGCGGGGCCGTGGCGCCGGCAGCAGCTTCCACGGCTTTCCGGCCAACGGCAGCgtcgagaagaaggagaagcagcgCCGGCAGCGCCTCAGCGAGAAGTTCACCGCTCTCATGCTTCTCATCCCCAACCGTACCAAG GAGGATAGGGCCACGGTGATCTATGACGCGATCGAGTACATCCAGGAGCTTGGGAGGACGGTGGAGGAACTGACGCTGCTGGTGGAGAAGAAGAGGGGCCGGCGGGAGCACCAGGGGGACGTGGTGGATCCGGCGCCCACGCTGGTGGCCGGAGATGGGGAGTGCTCTGCAGGCGAGGTGGCGGCCGCGGTGATGCCAGCGATGCCGGCGCCGCCGCAGCCGATCCGGAGCACGTACATCCAGCGGAGGAGCAAGGAGACGTTCGTGGACGTGCGGATCGTGGAGGACGAGGTGAACATCAAGCTCACCAAGCGCCGCCGCGACGGGTGCCTCGCCGCCGCGTCCCGGGCTCTGGACGACCTCCACCTAGACCTCGTCCACCTCTCCGGCGGCAAGATCGGCGACTGCCACATCTACATGTTCAACACCAAG ATTCATCCTGGGTCTCCAGTTTTTGCAAGCGCAGTGGCCAGCAAGCTGATCGAAGTGGTGGATGAGTACTAG